From Coraliomargarita parva, one genomic window encodes:
- a CDS encoding LacI family DNA-binding transcriptional regulator yields MKRITMNEIAKAAGVSKNTVSLALRNDPQLPEHTRQRIQKLADEMGYQLNPVIGQLMAQLRASNSPDTPQATLALINGNTDPEAFKKHPTIPAYVEGCKRRAHKRGYGLDYFWLHDPELNGERLNRILKARGIRGILIVGMMNSNRLPSQFNATWEQYPAVVTGVRTRQPALSFASTDHHIVAMRALERAIALGYQRPALVLDHVIDELVEGRFSSGYTIAQRNLPRKNHLPTYSEIVRPQGDLTGFSKWLEAEKPDVILTLYNRVRSDLEKLGYECPEDIGLIQLEWRKDQPEWAGMNQHNDIVGEAAVDMVISMIHNNERGVPDFPRATLISGTWVDGQTVRPRKASD; encoded by the coding sequence ATGAAACGGATCACGATGAACGAGATCGCCAAGGCGGCAGGCGTGTCGAAAAACACCGTTTCACTCGCCCTGCGCAATGATCCGCAGCTACCGGAACACACCCGGCAACGCATCCAAAAGCTCGCCGACGAGATGGGCTACCAGCTGAATCCGGTCATCGGTCAGTTGATGGCCCAACTGCGGGCCAGCAACTCTCCCGACACCCCGCAAGCGACACTCGCACTGATAAACGGCAACACAGATCCCGAAGCCTTCAAAAAACACCCGACCATCCCCGCCTATGTCGAGGGCTGCAAGCGCCGGGCACACAAGCGGGGCTACGGTCTGGACTACTTCTGGCTGCATGACCCCGAACTGAACGGCGAACGCTTGAACCGGATCCTGAAGGCAAGAGGCATTCGCGGGATCCTGATTGTAGGGATGATGAACAGCAACCGCCTCCCTTCGCAGTTCAATGCGACCTGGGAGCAATACCCCGCGGTCGTAACCGGCGTCCGGACACGACAGCCAGCCCTATCCTTTGCCAGTACCGACCACCATATCGTGGCGATGCGCGCACTGGAAAGAGCCATTGCCCTGGGTTACCAAAGACCGGCTCTGGTACTGGACCACGTGATCGACGAATTGGTCGAAGGCCGCTTCAGCTCCGGCTACACCATCGCCCAGCGGAACTTACCCCGCAAGAACCACCTCCCCACCTACTCGGAAATCGTCCGGCCCCAAGGAGATCTCACAGGCTTTAGCAAATGGCTGGAAGCGGAAAAGCCCGATGTCATCCTCACCCTCTACAACCGCGTCCGCAGCGACCTGGAGAAGCTCGGCTATGAATGCCCTGAGGATATCGGGCTCATACAGTTGGAATGGCGGAAAGACCAACCCGAATGGGCCGGCATGAACCAGCATAACGACATCGTCGGCGAAGCCGCCGTCGACATGGTCATCAGCATGATTCACAACAATGAGAGAGGCGTACCGGACTTCCCCCGCGCCACCCTGATCAGCGGCACCTGGGTCGACGGGCAAACGGTCCGGCCCCGGAAAGCTTCCGACTGA
- the araD gene encoding L-ribulose-5-phosphate 4-epimerase AraD has protein sequence MNYKDIREECCEANIALPKTGLVDLTFGNVSVYDPQAGVFAIKPSGVDYAALRPADMVVVDLDGNIVDGSLKPSSDTPTHRRLFLAFGEAGVRSVVHTHSRCAVAFAQAGREIPCLGTTHADHFYGTVPVTREMFPEEIQGEYEWETGNVIVERFEGLNPMDFPAVLVNGHGPFAWNVSGAKAVEYAHALEIVADMAIKTFAIAPNCHGISRSLLDKHFLRKHGKDAYYGQ, from the coding sequence ATGAACTACAAGGACATACGCGAGGAGTGCTGCGAGGCGAATATCGCCCTGCCCAAGACCGGTCTGGTCGACCTGACCTTCGGAAATGTCAGTGTGTACGATCCGCAGGCCGGCGTCTTCGCCATCAAGCCGAGCGGGGTGGATTATGCCGCGCTGCGTCCCGCAGACATGGTGGTCGTCGACCTGGACGGCAATATTGTCGACGGCAGCTTGAAACCCTCATCCGACACCCCGACCCACCGCAGGCTCTTTCTCGCCTTCGGTGAGGCGGGGGTGCGCTCGGTCGTGCATACGCATTCGCGCTGCGCGGTGGCCTTTGCCCAGGCCGGACGCGAGATCCCCTGTCTCGGCACGACCCACGCGGACCACTTCTACGGGACCGTTCCGGTCACCCGTGAAATGTTTCCCGAGGAGATCCAGGGCGAATACGAGTGGGAGACCGGCAATGTGATCGTCGAGCGCTTCGAGGGACTCAACCCGATGGACTTCCCTGCCGTGTTGGTCAACGGGCATGGCCCCTTCGCCTGGAACGTATCCGGTGCCAAGGCCGTGGAGTACGCGCATGCCTTGGAGATCGTGGCCGACATGGCGATCAAGACCTTCGCGATTGCGCCGAATTGCCACGGCATTTCCCGCTCCCTGCTCGACAAGCATTTCCTTCGTAAGCACGGCAAGGACGCCTACTACGGACAGTAA
- a CDS encoding NAD(P)-dependent alcohol dehydrogenase, which translates to MNTIGYAAQSEGAPLAPFHFEHRDLRANDVAIEILYCGVCHSDLHTVRGDWGPQSYPLIPGHEIIGRVLEVGPDVKKYKAGDHVAVGCMVDSCQECDQCQHGEEQFCREGMTPTYGAPDRINGRITQGGYSKHIVVREEFVLRVPDGLDLSKAAPILCAGITTYSPLRTWGIKEGSRVGVIGLGGLGHMAVKLASAMGAHVTVMSRTADKKKDVEDLGADALLISSDEDAMQQATNSFDLIIDTVPVKHDLNVYMPLLDIDGSLVLVGQIGPLAEPNTAPLVMGRRRIAGSLIGGIAETQELLDFCAEKNVYPDCEMIRMDQINEAFERMERSDVRYRFVIDMATLEA; encoded by the coding sequence ATGAATACGATCGGATATGCCGCACAAAGTGAAGGCGCGCCGCTGGCCCCCTTTCATTTCGAACACCGCGACCTCAGAGCCAATGATGTTGCGATTGAAATTCTCTACTGTGGCGTCTGCCACTCCGACCTGCACACGGTGCGAGGTGACTGGGGGCCGCAAAGCTATCCCCTGATCCCCGGACACGAGATTATCGGACGCGTGCTAGAGGTCGGTCCGGACGTTAAAAAATACAAGGCGGGCGATCATGTTGCTGTCGGCTGTATGGTGGACAGCTGTCAGGAGTGTGACCAATGCCAGCACGGTGAAGAGCAATTCTGCCGCGAGGGCATGACGCCGACCTACGGCGCGCCGGACCGTATCAACGGCCGGATTACCCAAGGTGGTTACTCAAAACACATCGTGGTCCGAGAAGAGTTCGTCTTGCGTGTACCGGACGGGCTCGACCTTTCCAAGGCAGCGCCGATCCTTTGTGCGGGTATTACGACTTACTCGCCGCTTCGCACCTGGGGTATCAAAGAAGGCAGTCGCGTGGGTGTGATTGGCCTGGGCGGACTCGGCCACATGGCAGTCAAGCTGGCGTCCGCCATGGGCGCGCATGTGACTGTGATGAGCCGCACGGCTGACAAGAAGAAGGACGTCGAGGACCTCGGCGCGGATGCGCTACTGATTTCGAGCGACGAAGACGCAATGCAGCAGGCAACCAATTCCTTCGACCTCATCATTGATACGGTCCCGGTAAAGCATGATCTCAATGTTTACATGCCGCTCTTGGACATCGACGGCTCACTCGTGCTGGTCGGCCAAATCGGACCGCTTGCGGAACCCAACACGGCTCCCTTAGTCATGGGCCGCCGTCGTATCGCCGGCTCCCTCATCGGTGGTATTGCCGAAACACAGGAGCTGCTCGATTTCTGTGCGGAGAAGAACGTCTATCCGGACTGTGAAATGATCCGGATGGACCAGATCAACGAAGCCTTCGAGCGCATGGAGCGTTCGGACGTCCGTTACCGTTTCGTGATCGATATGGCCACACTCGAAGCCTGA
- a CDS encoding ribulokinase: protein MSYTLGIDYGTNSVRALIVDCSTGVELAAGVVNYPSGHQGILLDSKDAHVARQSPADYLYGLRESVRIALKEAALCDGFTPDAVVGIGVDTTGSSPIPVDAQNRPLGLDAKWKDNLNAQCWLWKDHTSWEEAARITELAAEHRPQYVAKCGNTYSSEWWWSKIWHCLNVAPDVFDAAYSWVELADYIPSELAGVRDPKQVVRGVCAAGHKAFYAEDWDGLPDKEFLSMMDPKVADLRDRLYDEAVDASHTAGTLCEEWATTLGLKAGIPIAVGEFDVHYGAIGCGVDEGTLVKVIGTSTCDCGVVSLDKEIADIPGICGIVKGAILPGYYGIEAGQSAVGDLFKWWVETVCKGEDQLHRELTEEVAVQKPGASGLLALDWNNGNRTVLVDQRLTGLILGQTLHTTQAEIYRALIEASAFGARMIIERIVEYGVPIERVVCAGGIAEKNAMLMQIYADVTGREMRVSGSSQACALGSAVGAAVIAGIYPDFATAQAAMTSLKDVVYTPDPAAHAVYNEIFALYRQVHDAFGGVTGSADLGSVMKELLRIKSYAHSGK, encoded by the coding sequence ATGTCTTATACCCTTGGAATTGATTATGGAACCAATTCGGTTCGTGCCCTGATTGTCGATTGCTCAACCGGTGTCGAATTGGCTGCCGGTGTAGTCAACTACCCCAGTGGCCATCAAGGTATTCTCTTGGACTCCAAGGATGCCCACGTGGCCCGTCAGAGTCCTGCAGATTACCTTTACGGATTGAGAGAATCCGTCCGGATCGCTTTGAAAGAAGCGGCCCTTTGCGACGGTTTTACACCGGATGCGGTTGTCGGCATTGGAGTGGATACCACCGGGTCGAGTCCGATCCCGGTGGATGCGCAGAACCGTCCCCTGGGACTGGATGCGAAGTGGAAGGACAACCTGAATGCCCAGTGCTGGCTCTGGAAGGACCACACCAGTTGGGAAGAGGCTGCCCGTATCACGGAGCTGGCTGCGGAACACCGTCCCCAGTACGTTGCGAAATGCGGCAACACCTATTCCTCGGAGTGGTGGTGGAGCAAGATCTGGCACTGCCTGAATGTGGCTCCCGATGTCTTTGATGCCGCCTACAGTTGGGTGGAGCTGGCCGACTACATTCCTTCCGAACTGGCCGGGGTGCGGGATCCGAAGCAGGTGGTGCGTGGCGTTTGCGCTGCGGGGCACAAGGCCTTTTACGCGGAGGACTGGGACGGCTTGCCGGACAAGGAGTTCCTTAGCATGATGGATCCCAAGGTGGCCGATTTGAGGGACCGTCTCTATGACGAGGCCGTGGATGCGTCCCACACCGCCGGTACGCTGTGTGAGGAATGGGCGACGACGCTTGGCCTCAAAGCCGGCATCCCGATTGCCGTGGGCGAGTTTGACGTGCATTACGGAGCCATCGGTTGCGGCGTGGACGAAGGGACCCTGGTCAAGGTGATCGGCACTTCCACCTGTGATTGTGGGGTTGTGTCGCTGGACAAGGAGATCGCCGATATTCCAGGCATCTGCGGCATCGTGAAAGGAGCCATCCTTCCGGGCTACTACGGCATCGAAGCCGGGCAGAGCGCGGTCGGGGACCTGTTCAAGTGGTGGGTCGAGACCGTTTGCAAGGGGGAAGACCAATTGCACCGCGAACTGACCGAAGAAGTGGCCGTCCAGAAACCGGGCGCCAGCGGCCTGCTGGCCCTCGACTGGAACAACGGGAACCGTACGGTGCTGGTGGACCAGCGCCTGACCGGGCTGATCCTGGGCCAGACCCTGCATACCACACAGGCTGAAATCTACCGCGCGCTAATCGAGGCTTCGGCTTTCGGGGCACGCATGATTATCGAGCGTATCGTCGAGTATGGTGTTCCGATCGAACGGGTGGTCTGCGCCGGCGGCATTGCCGAAAAGAACGCCATGCTCATGCAGATCTATGCCGATGTGACCGGTCGTGAAATGCGCGTTTCAGGTTCCTCCCAGGCTTGTGCGCTGGGTTCGGCGGTCGGTGCCGCTGTGATTGCGGGCATCTATCCGGATTTTGCCACCGCCCAGGCGGCCATGACTTCGCTCAAGGATGTCGTCTATACCCCGGATCCCGCAGCGCATGCCGTCTATAACGAGATCTTTGCCTTGTACCGTCAAGTGCATGACGCCTTTGGCGGGGTGACCGGGAGTGCCGATCTCGGATCGGTCATGAAGGAACTGCTCCGCATCAAGTCTTACGCCCATTCGGGCAAATAA
- a CDS encoding (R)-mandelonitrile lyase — MLNSISNLKQSILISLIGVLAHVESFAADGAALPERQQRIVPIAAHTASGNLAGLDIALRKGLDAGLTVVEIREVLEQMYAYAGFPRSLNGIGTLMKVLEDRKVHGITDAQGEEPKPFPLEESSLELGTANQTQLLGAPSSGAFIEFSPAIDYYLKAHLFGDIFSRATLNFKDREVATVAALAAMEGVVPQLKAHFNIAMNVGLTEADFIHLIAVLETEVSSEAADTAREALADVLAQKYSAKGIRVIPGDAKAAVDGPAEYFTGKVKVDDPFGKNPPSLVAGATVHFDAGARTAWHAHTMGQTLVVTEGTGLVQQWGEAAQVMKSGTTVWIPPHTKHWHGATADSKMTHVAILEDPDGHATEWMELVSDEQYEAAWRTGLR; from the coding sequence ATGCTCAATTCAATCTCAAATCTAAAGCAGTCGATCCTGATCAGCCTGATCGGAGTTCTGGCACATGTTGAAAGCTTTGCTGCCGATGGCGCGGCCTTGCCGGAACGACAGCAACGAATCGTCCCGATCGCGGCGCATACAGCGAGCGGCAACCTTGCCGGGCTGGATATCGCGCTGCGCAAAGGTCTCGACGCGGGTCTGACTGTTGTGGAAATCCGCGAAGTCCTCGAGCAAATGTATGCCTACGCGGGCTTCCCTCGCAGCCTCAACGGCATCGGAACCTTGATGAAGGTGCTGGAGGACCGGAAGGTCCATGGTATCACCGACGCGCAGGGCGAAGAGCCCAAGCCCTTCCCTCTTGAAGAATCCAGTCTGGAACTGGGCACCGCGAATCAGACCCAGTTGCTGGGTGCACCTTCCTCCGGGGCCTTCATCGAGTTCTCGCCCGCAATCGATTACTATTTGAAAGCCCACCTCTTCGGCGACATATTCAGCCGCGCGACGCTGAACTTCAAGGATCGTGAAGTCGCGACCGTGGCCGCACTGGCCGCAATGGAAGGTGTGGTCCCGCAACTGAAGGCGCACTTCAATATCGCGATGAATGTCGGGCTGACTGAAGCTGACTTCATTCACTTGATTGCCGTGCTGGAGACAGAAGTCAGCAGCGAGGCTGCCGATACTGCACGTGAGGCCCTGGCCGACGTGCTGGCGCAGAAATATTCCGCCAAGGGAATCCGCGTCATCCCGGGCGATGCCAAAGCCGCGGTCGACGGACCGGCCGAGTATTTCACCGGCAAGGTGAAGGTCGACGATCCATTCGGTAAGAATCCGCCGTCCCTCGTTGCCGGAGCCACCGTTCACTTCGATGCCGGTGCCCGCACCGCCTGGCATGCGCACACGATGGGGCAGACCCTCGTCGTGACCGAGGGCACCGGCCTGGTGCAACAATGGGGCGAAGCCGCGCAGGTAATGAAGTCCGGCACGACCGTCTGGATTCCGCCACACACAAAGCACTGGCACGGAGCGACGGCGGACAGCAAGATGACACACGTCGCGATTCTTGAAGATCCGGATGGCCACGCCACCGAATGGATGGAACTGGTCAGCGACGAACAGTATGAGGCGGCCTGGCGTACTGGCTTACGCTAA
- a CDS encoding NAD(P)-dependent alcohol dehydrogenase, with protein MKSIARLLLALAALAATHQIMAAGNPVPAKGYALFSSDGSFQPYEFKRHAVGEHDVLIETLYAGICHSDIHHVHEDWGPSHYPLVPGHEIVGRITQVGEGVTKFKVGDYAGVGCMVNSCGECDYCKKGLEQFCEKGAVFTYGSPDKYHGNVITQGGYSNNIVLSEDFAIKVPADAPIEKVAPLFCAGITTYSPLKATKVTKGDKVAVAGFGGLGHMAVQYAIEMGAEVTVFDITEVKRQDALEMGAVKYVNVRTPEELKGLKDSFRVIISTIPANYDPGMYVNMLQMGGELVIVGIPANDERPSIDIGSLVFMSQRKVSGSLIGGIPETQEMLDYSVAQNIYPEVEVIPVDQIDEAYRKVLDGEVKFRYVIDMRTMD; from the coding sequence ATGAAATCAATCGCCAGACTACTACTCGCCCTCGCGGCGCTCGCTGCCACACATCAAATCATGGCCGCCGGCAATCCGGTACCTGCCAAGGGCTATGCACTGTTTTCCAGTGACGGATCCTTCCAACCCTACGAATTCAAGCGCCATGCAGTCGGCGAACATGATGTACTGATCGAGACGCTCTATGCGGGTATCTGCCACAGTGATATCCACCATGTCCATGAAGACTGGGGGCCGTCTCACTACCCACTGGTCCCGGGGCATGAAATCGTCGGACGCATTACCCAGGTCGGCGAAGGCGTGACCAAGTTCAAGGTCGGCGACTATGCCGGTGTTGGCTGCATGGTGAATTCCTGCGGTGAATGCGACTACTGCAAAAAGGGACTGGAGCAATTCTGCGAGAAAGGCGCGGTGTTTACCTATGGCTCCCCGGACAAATACCATGGCAACGTGATCACCCAGGGGGGCTATTCCAATAACATCGTTCTCTCCGAGGACTTCGCCATCAAGGTGCCGGCCGATGCGCCCATTGAAAAGGTCGCACCTCTGTTCTGCGCAGGCATCACGACCTACTCGCCCCTGAAGGCAACCAAAGTCACCAAGGGCGACAAGGTCGCGGTCGCCGGGTTCGGTGGTCTCGGTCATATGGCCGTGCAGTACGCGATCGAGATGGGGGCAGAAGTCACTGTCTTCGACATTACCGAAGTCAAGCGTCAGGACGCACTGGAAATGGGCGCTGTAAAATACGTCAATGTGCGCACCCCGGAGGAACTCAAGGGCCTCAAGGACAGCTTCCGTGTCATCATCAGCACGATCCCCGCGAACTATGATCCGGGGATGTATGTGAACATGCTTCAAATGGGCGGTGAGCTAGTCATCGTCGGCATTCCGGCCAATGACGAACGTCCGTCCATCGACATCGGCTCGCTCGTGTTCATGTCTCAACGCAAGGTTTCCGGCTCCCTGATCGGCGGCATTCCTGAAACCCAGGAGATGCTCGATTACTCGGTCGCACAAAACATTTACCCGGAAGTGGAGGTGATTCCGGTCGATCAGATCGACGAAGCCTACCGCAAGGTCTTAGACGGCGAAGTAAAGTTCCGCTACGTCATCGACATGCGCACGATGGATTAA
- the araA gene encoding L-arabinose isomerase: MRDMNTKKIWFVTGSQHLYGPETLKQVSANAEVIAKALDADVSIPVEVVFKPIVTTPDEIRSTCVAASADDDCIGVITWMHTFSPAKMWISGLRALSKPICHLHTQFNRDIPWDSIDMDFMNLNQSAHGGREYGHILTRMRIQRKVVVGHWEAPEVRAALASWAAVALGWDEMRNLKVVRFGDNMRYVSVTCGDKVEAEQVFGFQVNTHGIGDLVAVINESSDAEIDSLCQEYADSYELAPELAKGAARHDSLRETARIEIGMRRFLEAGGYGAFSDTFEDLYGMAQLPGLPVQRLMADGYGFAGEGDWKHAVLVRVLKAMSKGKGKGTSFMEDYTYHFDPAGARCLGSHMLEICPTIAASKPRCEIHALGIGGKADPVRLVFNAATGPAINVSLVDLGNRFRFLVNEVESVTIPQDMPKLPVARVLWDAKPNLATAAEAWIQAGGAHHTAFSFDVTAEQIELLAEMSGVECVFIDGTTEMRRFKQDLRTGEVYYGIRGI; encoded by the coding sequence ATCAGAGATATGAATACGAAGAAAATTTGGTTCGTCACCGGAAGCCAGCACCTCTACGGCCCGGAAACATTGAAACAAGTGTCCGCCAACGCGGAAGTGATCGCCAAGGCGCTTGATGCGGATGTCTCGATTCCGGTCGAAGTCGTCTTCAAGCCGATCGTCACCACGCCGGACGAGATCCGTTCGACCTGCGTGGCCGCCAGTGCGGATGACGACTGCATCGGTGTGATCACTTGGATGCACACCTTCTCGCCGGCCAAGATGTGGATCAGCGGCCTTCGCGCGCTGAGCAAGCCGATCTGCCACCTGCACACGCAGTTCAACCGGGACATTCCCTGGGATAGCATCGACATGGACTTCATGAACTTGAACCAGTCGGCGCACGGTGGACGTGAATACGGCCACATCCTGACCCGTATGCGTATCCAGCGCAAGGTCGTGGTCGGCCACTGGGAGGCGCCCGAGGTCCGGGCCGCGCTGGCCAGCTGGGCCGCGGTTGCCTTGGGCTGGGACGAAATGCGTAACCTGAAGGTGGTGCGTTTCGGTGACAACATGCGCTATGTTTCCGTGACCTGTGGCGACAAGGTCGAAGCCGAGCAGGTCTTCGGCTTCCAGGTGAACACCCACGGCATCGGCGACTTGGTGGCGGTCATCAACGAGAGCAGCGACGCAGAGATCGACTCGCTCTGTCAAGAGTATGCCGACAGCTATGAGTTGGCGCCCGAGCTGGCCAAGGGCGCGGCACGTCATGATTCCCTGCGCGAGACCGCACGCATCGAGATCGGGATGCGCCGCTTCCTCGAGGCGGGTGGCTATGGTGCGTTTTCCGACACCTTTGAAGATCTCTACGGCATGGCACAACTGCCGGGCCTCCCGGTGCAGCGCCTGATGGCCGACGGCTACGGTTTTGCCGGGGAAGGGGACTGGAAGCATGCGGTCCTGGTCCGCGTCTTGAAGGCTATGAGCAAAGGTAAAGGGAAGGGGACTTCCTTCATGGAAGACTACACCTACCACTTTGATCCGGCCGGTGCCCGCTGCCTCGGTTCGCACATGCTGGAAATTTGCCCGACGATCGCCGCGTCCAAGCCGCGATGCGAAATTCATGCGCTCGGTATAGGCGGCAAAGCGGACCCCGTGCGTCTCGTCTTCAATGCAGCCACCGGTCCGGCAATCAATGTGTCGCTGGTCGACCTCGGCAACCGCTTCCGCTTCCTCGTCAACGAGGTCGAGAGCGTGACGATCCCGCAGGACATGCCGAAACTTCCGGTGGCCCGCGTGCTCTGGGACGCCAAGCCGAACCTCGCCACGGCGGCGGAGGCCTGGATTCAGGCCGGCGGCGCCCACCACACCGCATTCAGCTTCGATGTCACGGCCGAGCAGATCGAACTGCTGGCCGAAATGAGCGGTGTCGAATGCGTCTTCATCGACGGTACGACCGAGATGCGGCGCTTCAAGCAGGACCTGCGTACCGGCGAGGTCTACTACGGCATCCGCGGTATCTAG
- a CDS encoding aldo/keto reductase codes for MKKRTLGKSSLEVSALGLGCMGMSFSYGPPKDEAEMISLLRAAVERGVNFFDTAEVYGPFTNEELVGKALAPIREQVVIATKFGFNTSLDPREDNTGKPLLNSHPDNIKKVADASLKRLNIDVIDLFYQHRVDTEVPIEDVAGAVKELIEAGKVKHFGLSEASPATIRRAHAVQPVAALQSEYSIWWRKPEAEIIPTLEELGIGLVPYSPLGKGFLTGKMETTTTFASDDFRSKLPRFQTEAMEANQAMVNLLKTIASEKGATPAQVALAWLLAQKPWIVPIPGTTKLHRLEENIAAVDLELSTHDLIKIDTAAARIELVGNRYPEALDALTGR; via the coding sequence ATGAAAAAACGCACCTTAGGAAAGAGTTCTCTCGAAGTGTCCGCCCTCGGCCTCGGCTGCATGGGCATGAGTTTCTCCTATGGCCCGCCCAAGGACGAAGCTGAAATGATTTCGCTCCTGCGGGCTGCAGTGGAGAGAGGTGTCAATTTTTTCGACACGGCCGAAGTCTATGGCCCGTTCACCAACGAAGAGCTGGTCGGCAAGGCGCTCGCCCCCATCCGCGAACAGGTCGTCATCGCGACCAAGTTCGGTTTCAACACATCATTAGATCCTCGGGAAGATAATACAGGAAAACCCCTTCTGAACAGTCACCCGGACAACATCAAAAAGGTCGCGGATGCCTCCTTGAAACGCCTGAACATCGATGTCATCGACCTCTTCTACCAGCACCGGGTGGATACCGAGGTGCCGATCGAGGACGTCGCCGGTGCGGTCAAGGAGCTCATCGAGGCGGGCAAGGTCAAACACTTCGGCCTTTCCGAAGCCAGTCCCGCGACGATCCGCCGCGCGCATGCCGTCCAGCCGGTCGCCGCCCTGCAAAGCGAATACTCGATCTGGTGGCGGAAGCCGGAGGCGGAAATCATTCCAACGCTGGAAGAGCTCGGCATCGGCCTCGTGCCCTACAGTCCATTAGGCAAGGGCTTCCTCACCGGTAAGATGGAGACAACCACAACCTTTGCCAGCGACGACTTCCGCAGCAAGTTGCCACGCTTCCAGACCGAAGCGATGGAAGCGAATCAGGCGATGGTCAACCTGCTCAAAACCATTGCCAGCGAGAAAGGGGCCACACCGGCCCAGGTCGCCCTCGCTTGGCTGCTCGCTCAAAAGCCCTGGATCGTTCCGATTCCCGGGACCACGAAGTTGCACCGCCTCGAAGAAAACATCGCGGCGGTCGACCTCGAACTGAGCACTCACGACCTGATCAAAATCGATACAGCCGCCGCCCGGATCGAGTTGGTCGGTAACCGCTATCCGGAAGCACTCGATGCGCTGACCGGGCGTTAA
- a CDS encoding tyrosine-type recombinase/integrase, with translation MSDSTAATEEKNTPEYVRVAECLYRNTSSGRYYALVKRNGRQIRKSLKTQDRKLAERCLKEFLASIGRIDPSGESRQIRFEELGPQWLQVHNASLKPSSADRNERCYKQLLPYFKGSRISDIRRTDCQSWEVKRGKKLNSSTFNKEMEVLRGIFDYAIERGITLENPASILKRRKIQSKAILIPTHDEFEKLVSGISKLDERAKEAAHLVQLLAFSGMRLGEAINITWDEVDFDKDRFTVSGGEVGTKNHETRIVPLFPRLKEFLLKLKSANAEEERPRIIGIESAKKALISACKGQNLPHFTHHCLRHYFVSNAIEKGIDFKTIAAWVGHKDGGLLVAKTYGHLRDSHSFEMAKLMT, from the coding sequence ATGTCTGATTCAACTGCTGCCACAGAAGAAAAGAACACGCCTGAGTATGTTCGGGTTGCTGAGTGTCTGTATCGGAATACGTCATCGGGTCGTTATTACGCTTTGGTGAAGCGAAACGGGAGACAAATTCGAAAAAGCCTTAAGACTCAAGACAGAAAACTCGCAGAACGCTGCTTAAAGGAATTCCTAGCCAGTATTGGGCGCATTGATCCGAGCGGCGAATCCCGCCAAATCCGCTTCGAGGAGCTCGGCCCACAATGGCTGCAAGTTCACAACGCCAGCCTCAAGCCTTCGTCTGCTGACCGCAATGAACGCTGTTACAAACAACTTCTCCCCTATTTCAAAGGTTCCCGAATTTCCGACATTCGGCGGACCGACTGCCAATCATGGGAAGTCAAGCGGGGAAAGAAGCTCAACAGCTCGACTTTCAACAAGGAAATGGAAGTCCTAAGGGGCATCTTCGATTACGCCATTGAGCGTGGCATTACTCTGGAGAATCCGGCCAGCATCCTCAAGCGGCGCAAGATCCAGTCAAAGGCGATTCTAATTCCCACGCATGACGAATTTGAAAAGCTAGTCTCTGGCATCAGCAAACTCGACGAGCGTGCCAAAGAAGCAGCCCACCTAGTCCAATTACTTGCCTTCTCCGGAATGCGACTCGGGGAAGCCATCAATATCACTTGGGACGAGGTCGATTTCGACAAAGACCGCTTCACTGTTTCCGGCGGCGAAGTCGGAACAAAGAATCACGAAACGCGCATTGTCCCACTCTTCCCCAGGCTAAAGGAATTCCTACTCAAGCTAAAGTCGGCCAACGCAGAAGAAGAGCGTCCCCGTATCATCGGAATTGAAAGCGCGAAGAAGGCTCTCATATCCGCTTGCAAAGGACAAAACCTCCCCCATTTTACCCACCATTGCCTTAGACATTACTTCGTTAGCAATGCCATCGAAAAAGGAATCGACTTCAAAACCATCGCCGCATGGGTCGGACACAAAGACGGCGGCCTTCTCGTCGCCAAGACCTATGGTCACTTACGCGACAGCCACTCCTTTGAAATGGCGAAACTAATGACATGA